The following proteins are encoded in a genomic region of Cryptomeria japonica chromosome 11, Sugi_1.0, whole genome shotgun sequence:
- the LOC131860087 gene encoding LOW QUALITY PROTEIN: carotene epsilon-monooxygenase, chloroplastic-like (The sequence of the model RefSeq protein was modified relative to this genomic sequence to represent the inferred CDS: deleted 2 bases in 1 codon; substituted 1 base at 1 genomic stop codon): MFSTIICIPKVVYSFANKLQARNPQFSYMKELKYVTHRINESMRLYPHSPVXIFYFLIRQAQEVDIFPGGYKVDVGQDIMISIYNIHHSPMVWDMADEFIPGRFDLNGPVLNETNIDFRFIPYNGGPCKCVGNQFALLESLVALSILLQNFNFELVPNQTIGITIDATIHTTTTIYMTVTKRQNRVLELTIIYLNLDMFCPHKDWNPGL, translated from the exons ATGTTTTCAACAATTATATGTATTCCAAAAGTAGTTTATTCATTTGCAAACAAGCTGCAAGCAAGGAATCCACAATTTTCATATATGAAGGAGCTGAAGTATGTGACCCATCGCATAAACGAGTCAATGAGACTTTATCCACACTCACCTGTA TGAATATTCTACTTTTTAATTAGACAGGCTCAAGAGGTTGATATTTTTCCTGGAGGTTATAAGGTGGATGTTGGTCAGGATATAATGATTTCTATTTACAACATCCATCATTCACCAATGGTATGGGATATGGCTGATGAGTTCATACCTGGGAGGTTTGATTTGAATGGTCCTGTGCTAAATGAGACAAACATAGACTTTAGGTTCATACCCTACAATGGTGGACCATGTAAGTGTGTAGGCAATCAGTTTGCATTGCTGGAATCACTGGTTGCATTGTCAATCCTATTGCAGAACTTCAATTTTGAGCTCGTTCCAAATCAAACCATAGGCATAACCATTGATGCAACTATTCATACTACCACAACGATTTACATGACAGTAACCAAAAGACAAAATAGAGTTCTCGAGCTCACAATAATATATTTGAATTTAGACATGTTTTGTCCCCATAAAGATTGGAATCCTGGATTATAG